A window of the Roseburia sp. 831b genome harbors these coding sequences:
- a CDS encoding NUDIX hydrolase, with translation MKMTTLCYIEQDGKFLMLHRNKEKEDPNAGKWIGVGGHMEQGESPEECLLREVTEETGLHLTNYQFRGLVTFISDETEREEMCLFTANEFEGELHECDEGELAWIPKENVQELPTWEGDAVFLKLILEEESRFFTLKLVYQGEKLVEQQVHFYGASQTNG, from the coding sequence ATGAAAATGACAACACTATGTTATATTGAGCAGGATGGAAAGTTCCTGATGCTCCATCGCAATAAAGAAAAAGAAGACCCAAATGCCGGAAAATGGATTGGTGTAGGCGGTCACATGGAGCAGGGAGAAAGCCCGGAAGAATGTCTGCTCCGTGAAGTTACAGAGGAAACGGGACTTCATCTGACGAACTATCAGTTCCGGGGACTGGTGACTTTTATCAGCGATGAAACAGAACGGGAAGAAATGTGTCTTTTTACCGCAAACGAATTCGAAGGCGAACTGCACGAGTGCGACGAAGGGGAACTTGCCTGGATTCCAAAAGAAAATGTGCAGGAACTTCCGACCTGGGAAGGGGACGCGGTCTTTTTAAAATTGATCTTAGAAGAGGAATCTCGATTTTTCACGTTGAAGCTCGTTTACCAAGGAGAAAAATTGGTCGAACAGCAAGTACACTTTTACGGTGCGTCGCAAACGAACGGATAA